A genomic region of Arachis hypogaea cultivar Tifrunner chromosome 5, arahy.Tifrunner.gnm2.J5K5, whole genome shotgun sequence contains the following coding sequences:
- the LOC112802975 gene encoding vacuolar iron transporter homolog 4 encodes MICNFKKEASLNHTNKQVFHSNNNNDLEQQATTTTPLEIIETKKEEEEEEDFFDYSRRSQWLRAAVLGANDGLVSTASLMMGVGAVKQDIKAMILTGFAGLVAGACSMAIGEFVSVYSQLDVELAQMKRDKERGNNNNNNSDEEEEEERLPNPLQAAAASALAFSIGAMVPLLSASFIREYKVRLGVVVAAVTFALVLFGWLGAVLGKVPVFRSSLRVLLGGWMAMAITFALTKLIGSSAL; translated from the exons atgatttgtaACTTTAAAAAAGAG GCTTCCCTCAATCACACCAACAAACAAGTCTTtcatagcaacaacaacaatgaccTTGAGCAacaagcaacaacaacaacaccacTTGAGATCATTGAAAccaagaaggaggaagaagaagaagaagatttcttTGACTACTCAAGAAGATCTCAATGGCTACGTGCTGCGGTTCTTGGAGCCAATGATGGGTTGGTCTCAACAGCATCACTAATGATGGGTGTTGGAGCAGTGAAACAAGACATCAAAGCCATGATCCTCACCGGTTTTGCAGGCTTAGTTGCCGGCGCTTGCAGCATGGCCATAGGTGAGTTTGTGTCTGTCTACTCGCAACTCGACGTTGAACTCGCTCAAATGAAGAGGGACAAAGAaagaggaaacaataacaacaacaattctgacgaagaagaagaagaagaaagattgcCAAACCCTTTACAAGCAGCAGCAGCATCAGCTTTGGCATTTTCTATTGGTGCAATGGTGCCATTGCTTTCTGCTTCTTTCATAAGAGAATATAAGGTGAGGCTTGGTGTGGTTGTGGCTGCTGTAACCTTTGCTTTGGTTCTGTTTGGTTGGTTAGGTGCTGTTCTTGGTAAGGTTCCTGTTTTTAGGTCTTCTTTAAGGGTTCTTCTTGGTGGTTGGATGGCCATGGCTATTACTTTTGCTCTTACCAAGTTGATAGGATCAAGTGCTCTTTAA
- the LOC112802976 gene encoding uncharacterized protein, translating to MADREEEDLQMAIRMSMQQHSPPEPKRSKPRDAVAGAVSGLPEESPEAKSRRMQRELMAAAAEKRMMAMAATSTATVNKSDLPTATAAGKGGKGGGDVVMTEEKGKAVRSEGGSERLMSKELSAEEANELFALVFGSEVSKGILAQWCNQGIRFSSDPETSMGLVQHEGGPCGVLAAIQAFALKYILFFRNELKDALFMPQNRVLRGSSSKSQSVPSNVFSSLTEDLKVSALVRSMSEILFMCGNNERAVVATLSILGSDIQHSENLSRDEVIAKALEGLSIESGLDLQKVLRIETYTSQATALKRLEAMIPSFQSRMGALLFLISALLSRGLDLVQADRDDPSLPLVTAPFGHASQEIVNLLLCGQAVPNVFDGRMDLGGGMFLKGISQCVEVGFLTLLESLNFCKVGQYLKCPKWPIWVVGSESHYTVLFALDTSVQNENELEERESQIRKAFDAQDQSGGGGFISVEGFHQVLRETNIKLPQEKLEHLCGTGFIVWSEFWQVILDLDKSLGGLKDSSGLMGKKVFYLYHFNGIAKSDLNGGQLNFRGETPLQRPRLTKLRVSVPPRWTPEEYMADVPVSSSSAATESSGKDTEVSKPEPSQHAPLVDCIRTRWPRAVCSWSGDPPSIV from the exons ATGGCGGATCGCGAGGAAGAGGATTTGCAAATGGCGATTCGGATGAGCATGCAGCAGCACTCGCCGCCAGAGCCGAAGCGGAGCAAGCCGAGGGACGCCGTCGCAGGGGCCGTATCGGGTTTGCCGGAGGAGTCGCCGGAGGCAAAGAGCCGACGGATGCAACGGGAGCTCATGGCCGCGGCCGCTGAGAAGCGGATGATGGCGATGGCTGCGACGTCGACGGCGACGGTGAATAAGAGCGATTTGCCGACGGCAACGGCAGCGGGTAAAGGCGGGAAGGGCGGTGGTGATGTGGTGATGACAGAGGAAAAGGGGAAAGCCGTGCGTTCGGAAGGTGGGAGTGAGAGGTTGATGAGTAAGGAGCTGTCTGCAGAAGAAGCGAATGAGTTGTTTGCTCTTGTGTTTGGGAGTGAGGTCTCAAAGGGGATTCTAGCGCAATGGTGCAATCAGGGAATAAG GTTTAGCTCTGATCCAGAAACATCAATGGGACTAGTGCAGCATGAAGGTGGGCCATGTGGCGTTTTGGCAGCTATACAA GCATTTGCGCTCAAATACATTCTTTTCTTCCGTAATGAGTTGAAAGATGCATTATTCATGCCACAGAACCGGGTCTTGAGGGGATCGTCTTCTAAAAGTCAATCTGTTCCATCAAATGTTTTTTCTTCACTTACTGAAGATCTAAAAGTAAG tgCCCTTGTAAGAAGCATGAGTGAAATATTGTTCATGTGTGGAAATAATGAAAGGGCTGTGGTTGCAACTCTGAGCATTCTAGGGAGTGACATTCAACATTCTGAAAATCTTTCTAGGGATGAG GTAATTGCAAAAGCACTCGAAGGTCTTTCCATAGAATCCGGCTTGGATCTGCAAAAAGTTCTTAGAATTGAAACATACACGTCGCAAGCAACTGCATTGAAGAGACTTGAAGCAATGATTCCATCATTCCAAAGCCGTATGGGGGCACTGCTTTTCCTGATATCTGCTTTACTTTCCCGGGGACTG GACTTGGTTCAAGCTGACAGGGATGATCCTAGCCTACCTCTAGTTACTGCTCCTTTTGGGCATGCGTCACAG GAAATTGTGAATTTACTGCTGTGTGGACAGGCTGTCCCTAATGTCTTTGATGGCAGGATGGATTTAGGTGGAGGAATGTTTCTTAAAGGTATATCCCAGTGTGTAGAAGTTGGATTTCTCACACTGCTAGAATCCCTTAATTTCTGCAAGGTGGGTCAGTATTTGAAATGCCCAAAGTGGCCTATATGGGTTGTTGGGAGTGAATCCCACTACACAGTACTGTTTGCCCTTGACACAAGTGTTCAAAACGAGAATGAACTAGAAGAGAGGGAATCACAGATACGCAAAGCATTTGATGCCCAAGATCAGAGTGGAGGTGGTGGTTTCATTAGTGTGGAGGGTTTCCATCAAGTTCTCAGAGAAACAAATATCAAACTCCCACAAGAGAAGCTTGAGCACCTTTGTGGTACAGGCTTCATTGTATGGAGTGAGTTTTGGCAAGTAATTTTGGATCTTGACAAGAgtttgggaggtttgaaggattcATCGGGACTGATGGGTAAGAAGGTTTTTTATCTCTACCATTTTAATGGGATTGCTAAGTCAGATCTAAATGGCGGTCAATTAAACTTTAGGGGTGAAACTCCATTACAAAGACCCAGACTCACGAAATTGAGAGTTTCGGTTCCTCCAAGATGGACGCCTGAGGAATACATGGCAGATGTGCCAGTTTCATCTTCTTCCGCAGCAACTGAATCTTCTGGGAAAGACACTGAAGTATCAAAACCCGAGCCTTCTCAGCATGCACCTTTGGTAGATTGCATAAGGACTCGCTGGCCGCGTGCCGTATGCAGTTGGTCAGGGGATCCTCCTAGTATAGTCTGA